Proteins encoded within one genomic window of Microbacterium sp. zg-B185:
- a CDS encoding RNA polymerase sigma factor: MSDADAELWVRVRAGDESALGALFDRHEARLFRHACRLLTTREDAKDAVTIAFFELWRKRASVRLVDGSPLPWLLNTVSHSARNLERSGRRYRALIAHSPIGDHAAAPRASDESGVLAALKRLPAREQSVIVLTVLEGYPERATAETLGIPVGTVKSRLARAKAKLRDEMKAMEASWA, encoded by the coding sequence ATGAGCGATGCTGATGCGGAGTTGTGGGTGCGGGTGCGCGCGGGCGATGAATCCGCGCTCGGTGCCCTCTTCGATCGACACGAGGCCCGACTGTTCCGCCACGCTTGCCGTCTGCTCACCACGCGAGAAGACGCGAAGGATGCCGTCACCATCGCCTTCTTCGAGCTGTGGCGCAAACGCGCCTCCGTGCGCTTGGTCGATGGGTCGCCGCTGCCGTGGCTGCTGAACACCGTGTCGCATTCGGCGCGCAACCTCGAGCGGTCCGGTCGTCGCTACCGGGCACTGATCGCCCACTCGCCGATCGGCGATCACGCAGCGGCACCACGCGCTTCCGATGAGAGCGGCGTTCTGGCCGCGTTGAAGAGGCTCCCGGCACGGGAGCAGAGCGTCATCGTCCTCACTGTGCTGGAGGGATATCCGGAGCGGGCGACCGCGGAAACCCTCGGCATCCCCGTGGGGACGGTCAAATCACGACTCGCGCGGGCGAAGGCGAAGCTGCGCGACGAGATGAAGGCGATGGAGGCATCATGGGCATGA
- a CDS encoding helix-turn-helix domain-containing protein, translating into MASRPAQMDKTETLAWLRRISGDLATATNRRLEETLPWYAEMPPARRSAVGLVAQAGISSFIQWYDDPDSTPWIAADIFAAAPRELLRSVSLTQTLQLIRVTVEVTEQRVAGKGNDLREGILLYSREVAFAAADVYARAAEARGLWDARLEALVVDSILTGEADEELPSRIAALGWHGHGEVAVLVGTTPPQFDVDQLRRTARKLGVDVLIGVQGSRLVLVLGRAELPGRPEDEPELPFPEIAKRLEPGFGPGYLVLGPAVPALVDASQSARAALAGFAVARAWRNAPRPVEADDLLPERALAGDPLAKQTLVERIYRPLQAHSADLVTTLWSYLDNGRSLEATARELFVHPNTVRYRLKRVSDVIGWDATGPREALILQTALILGSIGTDTTRRRVPSLRRVTG; encoded by the coding sequence ATGGCATCTCGTCCGGCACAGATGGACAAGACCGAGACGCTCGCATGGCTGCGTCGCATCTCGGGCGATCTGGCGACGGCGACGAACCGGCGGCTGGAGGAGACCCTCCCCTGGTACGCGGAGATGCCGCCGGCGCGCCGATCGGCCGTCGGGCTGGTCGCGCAGGCGGGCATCTCGTCATTCATCCAGTGGTACGACGACCCGGACTCGACACCCTGGATCGCCGCGGACATCTTCGCTGCCGCCCCCCGCGAACTGCTGCGCAGTGTGAGCCTCACCCAGACTCTGCAGCTCATCCGCGTCACCGTCGAGGTCACCGAGCAGCGTGTCGCGGGCAAGGGCAACGACCTTCGCGAAGGCATCCTCCTGTACTCGCGTGAGGTGGCGTTCGCCGCGGCAGACGTCTACGCCCGCGCTGCAGAGGCTCGAGGGCTGTGGGATGCGCGCCTGGAGGCGCTGGTCGTCGATTCGATCCTGACCGGCGAGGCGGACGAGGAGCTGCCGAGCCGCATCGCCGCACTGGGCTGGCACGGCCATGGGGAGGTTGCGGTGCTGGTGGGCACCACTCCCCCGCAGTTCGACGTCGACCAGCTGCGCCGGACCGCGCGCAAGCTCGGAGTCGACGTGCTCATCGGCGTGCAGGGATCGCGCCTCGTGCTGGTCCTGGGCCGCGCCGAGCTGCCCGGGCGCCCGGAGGACGAACCCGAATTGCCCTTCCCCGAGATCGCCAAGCGGCTCGAGCCCGGCTTCGGGCCGGGATACCTGGTCCTCGGGCCGGCGGTGCCCGCCCTCGTCGATGCGAGCCAGAGCGCACGGGCCGCACTCGCCGGTTTCGCAGTCGCGCGGGCGTGGCGCAATGCGCCCCGCCCGGTCGAGGCGGATGACCTGCTGCCGGAGCGGGCGCTGGCCGGCGACCCGCTGGCCAAGCAGACGCTGGTCGAGCGCATCTACCGCCCGCTGCAGGCGCACAGCGCCGACCTGGTCACCACGTTGTGGAGCTACCTGGACAACGGGCGTTCGCTGGAAGCCACCGCCCGCGAGCTGTTCGTCCACCCCAACACGGTCCGCTACCGTCTCAAGCGCGTATCGGATGTCATCGGCTGGGACGCGACCGGGCCGCGCGAGGCGCTCATCCTGCAGACGGCCCTCATCCTGGGCTCGATCGGAACGGACACCACCCGCCGACGCGTCCCCTCTCTCCGACGAGTAACCGGATGA
- the aceE gene encoding pyruvate dehydrogenase (acetyl-transferring), homodimeric type: MTVHDQDPYSQGALDSDPDETAEWQESLEQLVAAKGHGRAREIMLSLLKRSKDLHLGVPMVPTTDYINTIAPENEPDFPGDEEIERRYRAWIRWNAAVTVHRAQRPGIGVGGHISTYASSAALYEVGFNHFFRGADHPSGGDQIFVQGHASPGTYARAFLEGRLTEAQLDGFRQEKSAAPNGIPSYPHPRLMPEFWQFPTVSMGLGPINAIYQAMTNKYLTNRGIKDVGESHVWAFLGDGEMDEVESRGQLQVAANEGLDNLTFVINANLQRLDGPVRGNGKIIQELESFFRGAGWNVIKVVWGREWDDLLARDTDGALLNLMNITPDGDYQTFKSENGAYVRENFFGRDERALALVKDYTDDQVWGLKRGGHDYRKVYAAYKAAVEHKGQPTVIIAKTIKGYGLGPHFEGRNATHQMKKMTLDDLKHFRDGMHIPISDAQLEENPYLPPYYNPGQQDETIQYLMERRRALGGFVPERRSTHVGLTLPGDSAYAQPKKGSGTQEIATTMAFVRLLKDLLRAKDFGHRIVPIIPDEARTFGMDAFFPTAKIYNPNGQNYTSVDRELLLAYKESPQGQILHVGINEAGAVAAFTGVGTSYSTHGEPLIPVYIFYSMFGFQRTGDAQWAAGDQMARGFVIGATAGRTTLTGEGLQHADGHSHLLASTNPATVSYDPAYGYEIAHIVRAGLDRMYGGAHPDPNVMYYLTVYNEPLLQPAEPADVDVDGIVRGIHRISVGEGDGPRAQLLASGVGVPWALEAQQLLKNDWGVIADVWSVTSWTELRRDGLAADEHNFLHPQEEPRTAYITEKLRDTPGPVVAVSDYMHAVQDQIRPWVQHRFATLGADGFGFSDTRAAARRFFKIDGPSVVVRTLQSLAQDGAVDASLAAQAIEKYRLHDVTAGTSGNAGGES, encoded by the coding sequence GTGACTGTTCACGACCAGGATCCCTACTCCCAAGGCGCCCTCGACAGCGATCCCGACGAGACCGCCGAATGGCAGGAGTCGCTCGAGCAGCTCGTCGCCGCGAAAGGCCACGGCCGGGCGCGCGAGATCATGCTCAGCCTGCTGAAGCGCTCGAAGGATCTGCATCTGGGTGTGCCGATGGTCCCCACCACGGACTACATCAATACGATCGCTCCCGAGAACGAGCCCGACTTCCCCGGTGACGAGGAGATCGAGCGTCGCTACCGGGCCTGGATCCGCTGGAACGCCGCGGTCACGGTCCACCGCGCCCAGCGACCGGGGATCGGCGTCGGCGGACACATCTCGACGTACGCGTCTTCGGCCGCGCTCTACGAGGTGGGCTTCAACCACTTCTTCCGCGGCGCCGACCATCCCTCCGGTGGCGATCAGATCTTCGTTCAGGGCCACGCGTCCCCGGGCACCTACGCGCGCGCATTCCTGGAGGGACGCCTCACCGAGGCGCAGCTGGACGGCTTCCGCCAGGAGAAGTCGGCGGCCCCCAACGGCATCCCGTCCTATCCTCACCCCCGGCTCATGCCGGAGTTCTGGCAATTCCCGACCGTGTCGATGGGCCTGGGCCCCATCAACGCGATCTACCAGGCGATGACGAACAAGTACCTCACGAACCGGGGCATCAAAGACGTCGGGGAATCCCACGTCTGGGCGTTCCTCGGCGACGGCGAAATGGACGAGGTCGAAAGCCGCGGGCAGCTGCAGGTCGCCGCGAACGAGGGCCTGGACAATCTGACCTTCGTCATCAACGCCAACCTGCAGCGCCTGGACGGCCCGGTGCGCGGCAACGGAAAGATCATCCAGGAGCTGGAGAGCTTCTTCCGCGGCGCCGGGTGGAATGTCATCAAGGTCGTGTGGGGCCGCGAATGGGACGATCTCCTGGCCCGCGACACCGATGGCGCGCTGCTGAACCTGATGAACATCACCCCGGACGGCGATTACCAGACCTTCAAGAGCGAGAACGGCGCGTACGTGCGCGAGAACTTCTTCGGCCGGGATGAGCGGGCGCTCGCGCTGGTCAAGGACTACACCGACGACCAGGTCTGGGGACTCAAGCGCGGCGGTCACGACTACCGCAAGGTGTACGCGGCGTACAAGGCTGCCGTTGAGCACAAGGGGCAGCCCACCGTGATCATCGCCAAGACGATCAAGGGCTATGGGCTCGGGCCCCACTTCGAAGGGCGCAACGCGACGCACCAGATGAAGAAGATGACACTCGACGATCTGAAGCACTTCCGCGACGGCATGCACATCCCGATCTCGGATGCTCAGCTCGAGGAGAACCCGTATCTGCCGCCGTACTACAACCCCGGTCAGCAGGACGAGACGATCCAGTACCTCATGGAGCGTCGGCGCGCGCTGGGCGGCTTCGTGCCCGAGCGCCGTTCGACCCATGTCGGGCTGACGCTTCCCGGCGATTCCGCGTACGCACAGCCGAAGAAGGGCTCCGGCACCCAGGAGATCGCCACGACCATGGCGTTCGTCCGCCTGCTGAAGGACCTGCTGCGGGCCAAGGACTTCGGCCACCGCATCGTGCCGATCATTCCCGACGAGGCGCGCACGTTCGGCATGGATGCCTTCTTCCCGACGGCGAAGATCTACAACCCGAACGGGCAGAACTACACCTCCGTCGACCGTGAGCTGCTGCTCGCGTACAAGGAGAGCCCGCAGGGGCAGATCCTGCACGTCGGCATCAACGAGGCCGGTGCGGTTGCCGCGTTCACGGGAGTGGGCACCTCCTACTCCACTCACGGCGAACCCCTGATCCCGGTTTACATCTTCTATTCGATGTTCGGATTCCAGCGCACCGGCGACGCCCAGTGGGCTGCCGGCGACCAGATGGCACGCGGCTTCGTCATCGGCGCGACGGCCGGTCGGACCACGCTGACCGGTGAGGGGCTGCAGCACGCCGACGGTCACTCGCACCTGCTCGCCTCGACGAACCCGGCGACCGTGTCGTACGACCCCGCCTACGGCTACGAGATCGCCCATATCGTCCGCGCGGGCCTGGACCGCATGTACGGCGGCGCACACCCCGACCCGAACGTGATGTACTACCTGACCGTCTACAACGAGCCGCTTCTGCAGCCCGCCGAGCCGGCGGATGTGGACGTGGACGGCATCGTCCGCGGCATCCACCGAATCTCCGTGGGCGAGGGTGACGGCCCGCGCGCGCAGCTTCTGGCGTCCGGCGTCGGAGTCCCGTGGGCCCTGGAGGCGCAGCAGTTGCTCAAGAACGACTGGGGCGTGATCGCCGACGTCTGGTCCGTCACCTCGTGGACCGAGTTGCGCCGGGACGGCCTGGCCGCCGACGAGCACAACTTCCTGCACCCGCAAGAGGAGCCGCGCACCGCGTACATCACCGAGAAGCTGCGCGACACGCCCGGTCCCGTCGTCGCCGTGAGCGACTACATGCACGCCGTGCAGGACCAGATCCGTCCGTGGGTTCAGCACCGGTTCGCAACGCTCGGCGCCGACGGTTTCGGGTTCTCGGACACGCGTGCGGCGGCTCGCCGGTTCTTCAAGATCGACGGACCGTCCGTGGTGGTGCGGACCCTGCAGTCGCTGGCGCAGGACGGCGCGGTCGACGCGTCGCTCGCCGCCCAGGCGATCGAGAAGTACCGGCTGCACGACGTGACCGCCGGCACCAGCGGCAACGCGGGCGGCGAGAGCTGA
- a CDS encoding SOS response-associated peptidase, translating into MCGRFALNAKTDELIRDFVVEGGDFREWTPRYSVAPTQTERQPREDAWGLAADVAGTHEPSVRGDLGVRRVFAQGAEEVMRETGDHEGRV; encoded by the coding sequence ATGTGCGGGAGATTCGCCCTGAACGCCAAGACCGACGAACTCATTCGCGACTTCGTCGTCGAGGGCGGCGACTTCCGCGAATGGACGCCCAGGTACTCGGTCGCGCCCACCCAGACTGAGCGGCAGCCACGCGAAGACGCCTGGGGCCTGGCGGCGGATGTAGCCGGCACGCACGAGCCATCGGTGCGAGGCGACCTCGGCGTCAGGCGGGTCTTCGCGCAGGGTGCGGAGGAAGTGATGCGAGAGACGGGTGACCACGAGGGACGAGTCTAG